In a single window of the Ciconia boyciana chromosome 7, ASM3463844v1, whole genome shotgun sequence genome:
- the TMEM121 gene encoding transmembrane protein 121: MVLPPPDKRHVCLTTIVIMTSMAFMDAYLVEQNQGPRKIGVCIIVLVGDICFLIVLRYVAVWVGAEVKTAKRGYAMILWFLYIFVLEIKLYFIFQNYKADKKNLETVARKALTLLLSICVPGLYLVLVALDSMEYIRTFRKKEDLRGRLFWVALDLLDILDIQANLWEPHRTGLPIWAEGLMFFYCYILLLILPCVSLSEISMQGEHIAPQKMMLYPVLSLVTINIVTIFIRAINMVLFQDSRVSTIFIGKNIIAIATKACTFLEYKRQVKEFPQNAIALELQQNSLSHNQTIHSAQGIPHEPSPTSDILDT; encoded by the coding sequence ATGGTGCTGCCGCCACCCGACAAGCGCCATGTCTGTCTGACCACCATCGTCATCATGACCAGCATGGCCTTCATGGACGCCTACCTGGTGGAGCAGAACCAGGGGCCCCGCAAGATTGGTGTCTGCATCATCGTGCTGGTGGGGGACATCTGCTTCCTCATCGTGCTGCGCTACGTGGCGGTGTGGGTGGGGGCGGAGGTGAAGACAGCCAAGAGGGGCTATGCCATGATCCTGTGGTTCCTCTACATCTTCGTGCTGGAGATCAAGTTGTACTTCATCTTTCAGAATTACAAAGCAGACAAGAAGAACCTGGAGACGGTGGCAAGGAAAGCCCTGaccctgctcctctccatcTGTGTGCCGGGGCTCTACCTGGTGCTGGTGGCCTTGGACAGCATGGAGTACATACGGACCTTTCGGAAGAAAGAGGACTTGCGGGGGCGCCTCTTCTGGGTGGCCCTCGACCTGCTGGATATCTTGGACATCCAGGCCAACCTGTGGGAGCCGCACAGGACCGGCCTGCCCATCTGGGCGGAGGGGCTCATGTTCTTCTACTGCTACATACTCCTCCTGATCCTGCCTTGCGTGTCCCTCAGTGAGATCAGCATGCAAGGGGAGCACATTGCCCCGCAAAAAATGATGCTCTACCCCGTCCTCAGCCTGGTCACTATTAACATTGTCACCATCTTCATCCGGGCCATCAATATGGTCTTGTTCCAGGACAGCAGGGTCTCCACCATCTTTATCGGCAAGAACATCATTGCGATCGCCACCAAGGCGTGCACCTTCCTCGAGTACAAGCGGCAGGTGAAGGAGTTCCCCCAGAACGCCATCGCCTTGGAGCTCCAGCAGAACTCCCTCTCCCACAACCAGACCATCCACAGTGCACAGGGCATCCCCCACGAGCCGTCACCCACCAGCGACATCCTCGACACATGA